In bacterium YEK0313, one genomic interval encodes:
- the yoaH_1 gene encoding Putative methyl-accepting chemotaxis protein YoaH, with product MRIPVKAVLTATLLLLIGVSGIQGWSATSRLAAVNDDVKEMATNWLPSVRTLGAVKYLFARTRVAELRLAGAGGGGQTAELEKFREQVTSEIAVAFTRYEAMLANAEERALYEQIKASWAQYKANSDRIVSAARAGREEEAAGLVAGAVKLFDQLIAATDRALEFNAKGSEAQYAQSIATYDSARFQTLLLGGIGLLLGLGAAAFVILGVTNPLGRLTGAMQAVAGGQLDTTIPNAKTQNEIGDMARALVVFRDGLAETERLREEQAEAEKRAAVRLLSERNAIADAFQAKLGALAEGFSQSSSELEDSARNLAATAEETSRQATAVSGAAERASLNVQTVAVSTEEMAASVQEIAAKVNQSADIANTAADEAARTENDIRALSEAAEKIGQVIELINTIAGQTNLLALNATIEAARAGEAGKGFAVVASEVKQLAAQTGRATNEISAKITEIQQATQRTVGSIERIVGTIASIRSISTSVAGSVEEQGAATQEIASNTQRAAQGTEAVTGNINGVGRAAEMTGAASTQLMSLSSNLTEKAAELKTEVAEFVKNLRAA from the coding sequence ATGAGAATCCCAGTCAAAGCGGTGTTGACCGCCACCCTCCTCCTGTTGATCGGCGTATCGGGGATCCAAGGCTGGTCGGCGACCTCGCGGCTTGCCGCGGTCAATGACGACGTGAAGGAAATGGCGACCAACTGGCTGCCGAGCGTGCGCACCCTCGGCGCGGTCAAATATCTGTTCGCCCGCACCCGCGTCGCCGAACTGCGGCTGGCGGGCGCCGGCGGCGGCGGGCAGACCGCCGAACTCGAAAAGTTCCGCGAGCAGGTGACGAGCGAGATCGCGGTGGCCTTCACCCGCTACGAAGCCATGCTGGCCAATGCCGAGGAGCGGGCGCTCTACGAGCAGATCAAGGCGAGCTGGGCGCAATACAAGGCCAATTCCGACCGGATCGTCTCGGCGGCGCGGGCCGGCCGCGAGGAAGAGGCTGCCGGTCTCGTCGCCGGCGCGGTCAAGCTGTTCGACCAGCTCATCGCGGCGACCGACAGGGCGCTCGAATTCAATGCCAAGGGCAGCGAGGCGCAATATGCCCAGAGCATCGCGACCTATGACAGCGCGCGCTTTCAGACCCTGCTCCTCGGCGGCATCGGCCTCCTGCTCGGCCTCGGCGCCGCGGCCTTCGTCATTCTCGGCGTCACCAATCCGCTCGGCCGTCTGACCGGCGCGATGCAGGCGGTCGCCGGCGGCCAGCTCGACACCACCATTCCCAATGCCAAGACCCAGAACGAGATCGGCGACATGGCGCGCGCCCTCGTCGTGTTCCGCGACGGCCTTGCCGAGACCGAGCGGCTGCGCGAGGAACAGGCCGAGGCGGAAAAGCGCGCCGCCGTGCGCCTGCTGAGCGAGCGCAACGCCATTGCCGACGCCTTCCAGGCCAAGCTCGGCGCGCTCGCGGAGGGCTTCTCCCAATCGTCCAGCGAGCTCGAGGATTCCGCGCGCAATCTCGCGGCGACCGCCGAGGAGACGTCGCGCCAGGCGACCGCGGTTTCGGGTGCGGCCGAGCGCGCCTCGCTCAACGTCCAGACGGTGGCGGTGTCGACGGAAGAAATGGCGGCGTCCGTCCAGGAGATCGCCGCGAAGGTCAATCAGTCGGCCGATATCGCCAATACCGCGGCCGACGAGGCGGCGCGGACCGAGAACGACATTCGCGCCCTGTCGGAGGCGGCCGAGAAGATCGGCCAGGTCATCGAGCTGATCAATACGATCGCCGGTCAGACCAATCTGCTCGCGCTGAACGCGACCATCGAAGCCGCGCGCGCCGGCGAAGCCGGCAAGGGCTTCGCGGTGGTGGCGAGCGAGGTCAAGCAGCTCGCCGCGCAGACCGGCCGGGCGACCAACGAGATCAGCGCCAAGATCACGGAGATCCAGCAGGCGACCCAGCGCACCGTCGGCTCGATCGAGCGGATCGTCGGCACGATCGCCTCGATCCGTTCGATCTCCACCAGCGTCGCCGGCTCGGTCGAGGAGCAGGGTGCCGCAACCCAGGAGATCGCCTCCAACACCCAGCGCGCCGCGCAGGGCACGGAAGCGGTGACCGGCAATATCAACGGCGTCGGCCGGGCCGCCGAAATGACCGGCGCCGCCTCGACCCAGCTGATGAGCCTGTCGTCCAACCTCACAGAGAAGGCGGCGGAGCTGAAGACCGAGGTGGCCGAATTCGTCAAGAACCTGCGGGCGGCCTGA
- the rsmB_1 gene encoding Ribosomal RNA small subunit methyltransferase B, translated as MTKRPFRPAGRRPSPKQASAPGLAARRRACELVEAVLLRRRPLDEVLDEPTELDAADRALVRKIAATTLRRLGTIDRLLDSRLAKGLPDGLPRLRTVLRTGACQVLFLDLADYAAVDIAVRLVEADRKARGFAGLTNAVLRGLARDRELILGQLDPLDDLPAWLRQRWIAAYGEAETRAIAAIQAVEPPLDLTVKADAEGWARRLGGTTTPTGSVRLVDAGQVTALDGFSEGAWWVQDAAAALPARLLGDVAGRRIADLCAAPGGKTAQLAAAGATVTAVDRSARRLERLAANMDRLGLAVAVEATDALTLTGTFDAVLLDAACSATGTVRGHPDVMHLKSAADVEGLARMQARLLDRLGDLLVPGGRAVYCTCSLEPEEGEQQIAGLLGRDARMAVDPIRSDEFAGLAPFVTPDGFLRTLPSAWSHAEPARAGLDGFFAARLIRRPD; from the coding sequence ATGACCAAACGCCCCTTCCGACCGGCGGGCCGCCGGCCAAGCCCGAAACAGGCGTCCGCGCCCGGCCTTGCCGCGCGCCGGCGCGCCTGCGAGCTGGTCGAGGCGGTGCTGCTGCGACGCCGGCCGCTCGACGAGGTGCTGGATGAACCGACCGAGCTCGATGCCGCAGACCGCGCCCTGGTGCGCAAGATCGCGGCGACGACGCTGCGCCGGCTCGGCACGATCGATCGGCTGCTCGACAGCCGGCTCGCCAAGGGCCTGCCGGACGGCCTGCCACGGCTGCGGACCGTGCTGCGCACCGGCGCCTGCCAGGTGCTGTTCCTTGATCTGGCGGACTATGCCGCCGTCGACATTGCCGTGCGCCTCGTCGAGGCTGACCGCAAGGCCCGGGGCTTTGCCGGCCTGACCAATGCCGTGCTGCGCGGCCTTGCCCGCGACCGGGAGCTGATCCTCGGCCAGCTCGACCCGCTCGACGATCTGCCCGCCTGGCTGCGCCAGCGCTGGATCGCCGCCTATGGCGAGGCCGAGACGCGTGCCATCGCCGCCATCCAGGCCGTCGAGCCGCCGCTCGACCTGACCGTCAAGGCGGATGCCGAGGGCTGGGCCCGCCGGCTCGGCGGCACGACGACGCCGACCGGCTCGGTGCGCCTCGTCGATGCCGGCCAGGTGACGGCCCTCGATGGTTTCAGCGAGGGCGCCTGGTGGGTCCAGGATGCCGCCGCCGCGCTGCCGGCCCGGCTGCTCGGCGACGTTGCCGGCCGCCGCATCGCCGACCTCTGCGCCGCCCCCGGCGGCAAGACCGCGCAGCTCGCGGCGGCCGGAGCCACGGTCACCGCGGTCGACCGCTCGGCGCGGCGGCTCGAGCGGCTCGCAGCCAATATGGACCGGCTCGGCCTTGCGGTGGCCGTGGAGGCGACCGATGCCTTGACCCTCACCGGTACGTTCGACGCGGTGCTGCTCGATGCCGCCTGCAGCGCCACCGGCACGGTGCGCGGCCATCCGGACGTCATGCATCTCAAGTCGGCGGCCGATGTCGAAGGCCTCGCCCGCATGCAGGCAAGGCTGCTCGACCGGCTCGGCGACCTGCTCGTGCCGGGCGGCAGGGCGGTCTATTGCACCTGCTCGCTGGAACCGGAGGAAGGCGAACAGCAGATTGCCGGCCTCCTCGGCCGCGACGCCCGGATGGCGGTCGATCCGATCCGGTCCGACGAATTCGCCGGCCTTGCCCCCTTCGTCACCCCCGACGGCTTCCTGCGGACCCTGCCCTCGGCCTGGAGCCATGCCGAGCCGGCGCGTGCCGGGCTCGACGGCTTTTTCGCCGCGCGGCTGATCCGGCGGCCGGATTGA
- the lysA gene encoding Diaminopimelate decarboxylase — MHHFAYRAGVMHAEDVALDRIAGEVGTPFYCYATATLERHYRVFSEAFAGLDTLVCYAMKANSNQAVIKTLARLGAGMDVVSGGELKRALAAGVPGERIMFSGVGKTREEHRAALEANVFCINVESEPEVLQLSEVATALGATAHISFRVNPDVDARTHAKISTGKSDNKFGIPISTAREVYARTAKLPGIHIAGIDMHIGSQITELAPFDDAFALLTDFVGQLRADGHRIDHVDVGGGLGIPYKDDNEPPPDPARYAEVVKRHTAGLGAKVIFEPGRMIVGNAGVLVTRVIYVKQGENRTFVVVDAAMNDLIRPTLYDAYHEIKPVREAAAGAPRAKVDVVGPVCESGDFLALDRKLTAVKPGDLLAVMSAGAYGAVQSGTYNTRALSPEVLVAGADWAVVRPRVSAEEIIALDRLPGWL, encoded by the coding sequence ATGCACCACTTCGCCTACCGGGCCGGCGTCATGCACGCCGAGGATGTCGCGCTCGACCGGATCGCCGGCGAGGTGGGCACGCCGTTCTATTGCTATGCGACCGCGACGCTGGAGCGGCACTACCGGGTGTTCTCCGAGGCCTTTGCCGGGCTCGACACGCTCGTCTGCTATGCGATGAAGGCCAATTCCAACCAGGCGGTGATCAAGACCCTGGCCCGCCTCGGCGCCGGCATGGACGTGGTCTCGGGTGGCGAGCTGAAGCGCGCCCTGGCGGCCGGCGTGCCGGGCGAGCGCATCATGTTCTCCGGCGTCGGCAAGACGCGCGAGGAGCACCGGGCGGCGCTCGAGGCCAACGTCTTCTGCATCAATGTCGAGAGCGAGCCGGAAGTGCTCCAGCTCTCCGAGGTGGCGACCGCGCTCGGCGCGACCGCCCATATCTCATTCCGCGTCAACCCCGATGTCGATGCCCGCACCCACGCCAAGATCTCGACGGGCAAGAGCGACAACAAGTTCGGCATTCCGATCTCGACCGCGCGCGAGGTCTATGCCCGCACCGCCAAGCTGCCCGGCATTCACATTGCCGGCATCGACATGCATATCGGCTCGCAGATCACCGAGCTCGCGCCCTTCGACGACGCCTTCGCCCTGCTCACCGATTTCGTCGGCCAGCTGCGCGCCGACGGGCATCGCATCGACCATGTCGATGTCGGCGGCGGCCTCGGCATTCCCTACAAGGACGACAACGAGCCGCCGCCGGACCCGGCCCGCTATGCCGAGGTCGTCAAGCGCCACACGGCGGGCCTCGGCGCCAAGGTGATCTTCGAGCCGGGCCGGATGATCGTCGGCAATGCCGGTGTGCTGGTCACCCGCGTCATCTATGTGAAGCAGGGCGAGAACCGCACCTTCGTGGTGGTGGACGCGGCGATGAACGACCTGATCCGCCCGACGCTCTACGACGCCTATCACGAGATCAAGCCGGTGCGGGAAGCCGCCGCCGGCGCGCCGCGCGCCAAGGTCGACGTGGTCGGCCCGGTCTGCGAGAGCGGCGACTTCCTGGCGCTCGACCGCAAGCTGACCGCGGTGAAGCCGGGCGATCTCCTGGCGGTGATGTCGGCCGGCGCCTATGGCGCGGTGCAGTCCGGCACCTACAATACCCGCGCCCTGTCTCCCGAAGTGCTGGTCGCCGGCGCCGACTGGGCCGTCGTCAGGCCGCGCGTCTCGGCCGAGGAGATCATCGCGCTCGACCGCCTGCCCGGCTGGCTGTGA
- the cynT_2 gene encoding Carbonic anhydrase 1, with protein MLPTRLIDGYAAFLDGRFPRESERYEKLAKDGQHPQTMVIGCCDSRVSPEVIFDVGPGELFVVRNVANLVPPYAPDENYHGTSAALEFAVMALRVTDIVVLGHGRCGGIRAAVAEDAEPLSPGDFIGKWMGMIAPAITEAGPRGSLSMDDYLRKLEHASVATSLKNLRTFPCVRILEERGKLKLHGAFFGVATGVLSVLDEETGVFSPALDRPGRVFDCAPVA; from the coding sequence ATGCTACCGACCCGTTTGATCGACGGCTACGCCGCCTTCCTGGACGGCCGTTTCCCGCGCGAGTCCGAACGATACGAGAAGCTCGCCAAGGACGGCCAGCATCCGCAGACCATGGTGATCGGCTGCTGCGACAGCCGCGTCTCGCCCGAGGTCATCTTCGACGTCGGCCCGGGCGAGCTCTTCGTGGTGCGCAACGTCGCCAATCTGGTGCCGCCCTACGCGCCCGACGAGAACTATCACGGCACCTCGGCCGCGCTCGAATTCGCCGTGATGGCGTTGCGCGTCACCGACATCGTCGTGCTCGGCCATGGCCGCTGCGGCGGCATCCGCGCCGCCGTCGCCGAGGATGCCGAGCCACTCTCGCCGGGTGACTTCATCGGCAAGTGGATGGGCATGATCGCTCCGGCCATCACCGAGGCCGGGCCGCGCGGCAGCCTCTCCATGGACGATTACCTGAGGAAGCTCGAACACGCCTCGGTCGCGACCTCGCTGAAGAACCTGCGCACCTTCCCCTGCGTCCGGATCCTGGAGGAACGCGGCAAGCTGAAGCTGCACGGCGCCTTTTTCGGCGTCGCCACCGGCGTGCTCAGCGTGCTCGACGAGGAAACGGGCGTGTTCTCGCCGGCCCTCGACCGTCCGGGCCGCGTTTTCGATTGCGCACCGGTCGCCTGA
- the asd2 gene encoding Aspartate-semialdehyde dehydrogenase 2 has protein sequence MGYKVAVVGATGNVGREMLAILEERGFPVSEVVPLASRRSVGQEVSFGDKTLKVRALENYDFSDTDICLMSAGGSVSKEWSPRIGAQGCVVIDNSSAFRYDSDVPLVVPEVNADAVAGFTKRNIIANPNCSTAQLVVALKPLHDRFGIKRVVVSTYQSVSGAGKEGMDELDRQTKGLYSLKEPEVQKFSKRIAFNVIPHIDVFMEDGFTKEEWKMTVETKKILDPKIKLTATCVRVPVFIGHSEAVNIECEQPVTADEAREILRAAPGILVDDKREAGGYTTPIEAAGEDATYISRIREDATVENGLAFWCVSDNLRKGAALNAVQIAEVLVNRKLIQPKARAAA, from the coding sequence ATGGGTTACAAGGTCGCCGTCGTCGGTGCCACGGGCAATGTGGGCCGCGAAATGCTTGCCATCCTCGAGGAGCGCGGCTTCCCGGTTTCCGAGGTCGTGCCGCTCGCCTCGCGCCGCTCGGTCGGCCAGGAAGTGTCCTTCGGCGACAAGACGCTGAAGGTCAGGGCGCTGGAGAACTACGACTTTTCCGACACGGACATCTGCCTGATGTCGGCCGGCGGCTCGGTGTCGAAGGAATGGTCGCCCAGGATCGGAGCGCAGGGCTGCGTCGTCATCGATAATTCCTCGGCGTTCCGCTACGATTCCGACGTGCCGCTGGTCGTTCCGGAAGTGAATGCCGATGCCGTCGCCGGCTTCACCAAGCGCAACATTATCGCCAACCCGAACTGCTCGACGGCCCAGCTCGTGGTGGCGCTGAAGCCGCTGCACGACCGCTTCGGCATCAAGCGTGTGGTCGTCTCGACCTATCAGTCGGTGTCGGGCGCCGGCAAGGAAGGCATGGACGAGCTCGATCGCCAGACCAAGGGGCTCTATTCGCTGAAGGAGCCCGAGGTCCAGAAGTTCTCGAAGCGCATCGCCTTCAACGTGATCCCGCATATCGACGTCTTCATGGAGGACGGGTTCACCAAGGAAGAGTGGAAGATGACGGTCGAGACCAAGAAGATCCTCGACCCCAAGATCAAGCTGACCGCGACCTGTGTGCGCGTGCCGGTCTTCATCGGCCATTCCGAAGCCGTCAACATCGAATGCGAGCAGCCGGTGACGGCCGACGAGGCGCGCGAGATCCTGCGCGCGGCCCCGGGCATCCTGGTCGACGACAAGCGCGAGGCCGGCGGCTACACGACCCCGATCGAGGCGGCCGGCGAGGACGCGACCTATATTTCGCGCATCCGCGAGGACGCGACCGTCGAGAACGGCCTCGCCTTCTGGTGCGTCTCGGACAATCTGCGCAAGGGCGCGGCGCTGAACGCGGTGCAGATCGCCGAGGTGCTGGTCAACCGCAAGCTGATCCAGCCGAAGGCCAGGGCCGCGGCCTGA
- the mdoD gene encoding Glucans biosynthesis protein D precursor: MLMGDQMVQTLSRRNLLSLAAAAGMAPVLAAEARAAATELKFGPARPFSYDALKAMARERAAKPYVAPPRPNQEIVAQIDYDNHGKLRFNKDVALFGTGPGAYPVTFQHVGRYFPKTVRMYSLVGGQAREVLYDPNYFTIGPEHPAARLAPEPSAFAGLWLQEARSRDWKAEEPWATWLGASYFRAVGELGQVGLSARGIALAPGQGPGPEEFPDFVAFWIEAAANEGDPVTLYALLDSPSLSGAYRFLCRRTSGVIMDIDASLNFRARVGHLGVAPLTSMYWYSETTTSRGIDWRPEVHDSDGLAIWTGTGERIWRPLNNPPRIMTSSFVDRAPRGFGLLQRDREFLHYLDGVKYEKRPSAWVEPLGDWGRGAVQIVEMPTDDEIHDNIVAMWVPEEAAEAGSSRDYRYRLSWLADEPTPTPLARVMATRLGRGGQPGQPRPIGVQKFLIEFKGGPLVNLPRGVKPEPVLWASRGTFGPYRHAEAVPNDVPGHWRVQFDLEVRDTEPVEMRCYLKVGDQVASETWLYQYLPQA, encoded by the coding sequence ATGTTGATGGGTGATCAGATGGTCCAGACGCTGTCCCGACGCAACCTCCTGAGCCTTGCAGCCGCTGCCGGCATGGCGCCGGTCCTCGCCGCCGAGGCGCGCGCAGCCGCCACCGAGCTGAAATTCGGCCCGGCCCGGCCGTTCAGCTACGACGCCCTGAAGGCCATGGCGCGCGAGCGCGCGGCAAAGCCCTATGTCGCCCCGCCCCGGCCGAACCAGGAGATCGTCGCGCAGATCGACTACGACAATCACGGCAAGCTGCGCTTCAACAAGGACGTCGCGCTGTTCGGCACCGGCCCCGGCGCCTATCCGGTCACCTTCCAGCATGTCGGCCGCTATTTCCCGAAGACCGTGCGCATGTATTCGCTCGTGGGCGGCCAGGCCCGCGAAGTGCTCTACGACCCGAACTATTTCACCATCGGACCGGAGCATCCCGCCGCCCGGCTCGCGCCGGAACCGTCGGCCTTCGCCGGCCTCTGGCTGCAGGAAGCCCGCTCGCGCGACTGGAAGGCGGAGGAGCCCTGGGCGACCTGGCTCGGCGCCTCCTATTTCCGCGCGGTCGGCGAGCTCGGCCAGGTCGGCCTCTCCGCCCGCGGCATCGCGCTCGCGCCGGGCCAGGGCCCGGGACCCGAGGAATTCCCCGACTTCGTCGCCTTCTGGATCGAGGCGGCGGCGAACGAGGGCGACCCGGTCACCCTCTATGCCCTGCTCGACAGCCCTTCGCTCTCGGGGGCCTACCGGTTCCTGTGCCGGCGCACCAGCGGCGTCATCATGGACATCGACGCGTCGCTGAACTTCCGCGCCCGGGTCGGCCATCTCGGGGTCGCGCCGCTCACCTCCATGTACTGGTATTCGGAGACGACCACCTCGCGCGGCATCGACTGGCGGCCGGAGGTACATGACAGCGACGGCCTGGCGATCTGGACCGGCACCGGCGAACGGATCTGGCGGCCGCTCAACAATCCGCCGCGGATCATGACGTCGAGCTTCGTCGACCGCGCGCCGCGCGGCTTCGGCCTGCTGCAGCGCGACCGCGAATTCCTGCACTATCTCGACGGCGTCAAATACGAGAAGCGGCCGTCGGCCTGGGTCGAGCCCCTGGGCGACTGGGGCCGCGGCGCGGTGCAGATCGTGGAAATGCCGACTGACGACGAGATCCACGACAATATCGTCGCCATGTGGGTGCCCGAGGAAGCCGCCGAAGCCGGCTCCTCGCGCGACTACCGCTACCGGCTGTCCTGGCTGGCCGACGAGCCGACGCCGACCCCGCTCGCCCGCGTGATGGCCACCCGCCTCGGCCGCGGCGGCCAGCCCGGCCAGCCGCGCCCGATCGGCGTCCAGAAGTTCCTCATCGAGTTCAAGGGCGGCCCGCTGGTCAACCTGCCGCGGGGTGTCAAGCCCGAGCCCGTGCTCTGGGCCTCGCGCGGCACCTTCGGTCCCTACCGCCATGCCGAGGCTGTGCCGAACGACGTGCCCGGCCATTGGCGCGTGCAGTTCGACCTCGAGGTTCGGGACACCGAGCCGGTCGAAATGCGCTGCTACCTGAAGGTCGGCGATCAGGTCGCGTCCGAAACCTGGCTCTATCAGTACCTGCCGCAGGCCTGA
- the flhA_1 gene encoding S-(hydroxymethyl)glutathione dehydrogenase, producing the protein MKTRAAVAWEAGKPLSVETIEIAGPKPGEVLVEVMATGVCHTDAYTLSGLDSEGRFPAILGHEGAGIVREVGAGVTTLKPGDHVIPLYTPECRQCKTCLSQRSNLCTSIRSTQGRGLMPDETTRFSCDGGEVFHYMGCSTFANFTVLPEIALAKVREDAPFDKICYIGCGVTTGIGAVIYTAKVWPGANVVVFGLGGIGLNVIQGARMVGADKIIGVDLNPGKRAMAEKFGMTHFVNPDEVGRDKVVEAIVDLTGGGADFSFECIGNVHTMRQALECCHRGWGESIIIGVAPSGTEISTRPFQLVTGRVWKGSAFGGARGRTDVPKIVDWYMEGKIDIDSLITHTMPLDEINTAFDLMHEGKSIRSVVVY; encoded by the coding sequence ATGAAGACCCGCGCCGCCGTCGCCTGGGAAGCCGGCAAGCCCCTGTCCGTCGAGACGATCGAGATTGCCGGACCGAAGCCCGGCGAGGTACTGGTCGAGGTGATGGCGACCGGCGTCTGCCATACCGACGCCTACACGCTCTCGGGCCTCGATTCGGAGGGCCGCTTCCCGGCCATTCTCGGCCACGAAGGAGCGGGCATCGTGCGCGAGGTGGGCGCCGGCGTCACCACGCTGAAGCCCGGCGACCACGTCATTCCGCTCTACACGCCGGAATGCCGCCAGTGCAAAACCTGCCTGTCGCAGCGCTCGAACCTCTGCACGTCCATCCGTTCGACCCAGGGCCGCGGCCTGATGCCCGACGAGACCACCCGCTTCAGCTGCGACGGCGGCGAGGTGTTCCACTATATGGGCTGCTCGACTTTCGCCAATTTCACCGTGCTGCCGGAGATCGCGCTCGCCAAGGTGCGCGAGGACGCCCCCTTCGACAAGATCTGCTATATCGGCTGCGGCGTCACCACCGGCATCGGCGCGGTGATCTACACGGCCAAGGTCTGGCCGGGCGCCAATGTCGTGGTGTTCGGGCTCGGCGGCATCGGCCTCAACGTGATCCAGGGCGCGCGCATGGTCGGCGCCGACAAGATCATCGGCGTCGACCTCAACCCCGGCAAGCGTGCCATGGCCGAGAAGTTCGGCATGACCCATTTCGTCAATCCGGACGAGGTCGGCCGCGACAAGGTGGTCGAGGCGATCGTCGACCTGACCGGCGGCGGCGCCGATTTCTCGTTCGAATGCATCGGCAATGTCCACACCATGCGCCAGGCGCTGGAATGCTGCCATCGCGGCTGGGGCGAGAGCATCATCATCGGCGTCGCCCCGTCGGGCACGGAGATCTCCACCCGGCCGTTCCAGCTCGTCACCGGGCGGGTCTGGAAGGGCTCGGCCTTCGGCGGCGCGCGCGGCCGCACCGACGTGCCGAAGATCGTCGACTGGTACATGGAAGGCAAGATCGACATCGACAGCCTGATCACCCACACCATGCCGCTCGACGAGATCAACACCGCCTTCGACCTGATGCACGAGGGCAAGTCGATCCGCTCGGTGGTCGTCTACTGA
- the purR_1 gene encoding HTH-type transcriptional repressor PurR, giving the protein MTPADRDPRRRRVTVKDVAAAANVSPMTVSNVINGRHQFVSEATRKLVEKEIARLNYRVQESARGLRTAYRRSVGIAIVDETRSFLSDHFNAQVVAGLSNVLSRNNHTLMVQGIPPRQFSKSMVVQNFAVDGFCVIMSGPPARRREIVETLIKLDQPVVLIQETGAPEAPDICVVRQDDDGGARVLADHFAARRPPRYLVIRPETEWAAIEARVSAFCQATARLMPEATVDTISTATEDFDSVQASVAAYLDRQPLPAAIFGANDRLAIGALLLLQARGVAVPDQVRIAGFNGFESRRYARPLITTVMSPAYALGERAGQALLDRFAEHRFRERDIVLPVHLDFGETT; this is encoded by the coding sequence ATGACGCCGGCCGATCGAGATCCCCGGCGCCGGCGCGTCACCGTCAAGGACGTCGCGGCCGCCGCCAATGTCTCGCCCATGACGGTGTCGAACGTCATCAACGGCCGGCACCAGTTCGTCAGCGAGGCGACGCGCAAGCTCGTCGAGAAGGAGATCGCGCGGCTCAACTATCGCGTCCAGGAGAGCGCGCGGGGCTTGCGCACCGCGTACCGGCGCTCGGTCGGCATCGCCATCGTCGACGAGACCCGCAGCTTCCTCTCCGACCACTTCAATGCGCAGGTGGTGGCGGGCCTCAGCAATGTGCTCAGCCGCAACAATCACACCCTCATGGTGCAGGGCATACCGCCGCGCCAGTTCAGCAAGTCGATGGTGGTGCAGAACTTCGCCGTCGACGGTTTCTGCGTGATCATGTCCGGCCCGCCGGCCCGGCGGCGCGAGATCGTCGAAACCCTGATCAAGCTCGACCAGCCGGTGGTGCTGATCCAGGAGACCGGCGCGCCCGAGGCGCCGGACATCTGCGTGGTGCGCCAGGACGATGACGGCGGCGCGCGGGTTCTCGCCGATCATTTCGCCGCCCGTCGGCCTCCGCGCTACCTGGTGATCAGGCCGGAAACCGAATGGGCGGCGATCGAGGCGCGGGTCTCCGCCTTCTGCCAGGCGACGGCACGGCTGATGCCCGAGGCGACGGTCGACACCATCAGCACGGCGACGGAAGATTTCGACAGCGTCCAGGCGAGCGTCGCCGCCTATCTCGACCGCCAGCCCCTGCCGGCGGCGATCTTCGGCGCCAATGACCGCCTGGCGATCGGCGCCTTGCTGCTGCTTCAGGCACGAGGCGTCGCCGTTCCCGATCAGGTCCGCATTGCCGGGTTCAACGGCTTCGAGTCCCGGCGCTATGCGCGGCCGCTGATCACGACCGTGATGTCGCCCGCCTATGCGCTGGGCGAGCGCGCCGGACAGGCCCTGCTCGACAGGTTCGCCGAGCATCGGTTCCGTGAGCGGGACATCGTGCTACCGGTCCATCTCGATTTCGGCGAGACCACCTGA
- a CDS encoding Amidohydrolase produces MIVDCHVNVFDAAQTRPLFHSLTPSSRPGAMGLAADPDTVHSAMAGVDKAIIFSLRYGDSIGVDGDDEVTARAVARYPDKFVGFAAVDPRRPDYMDLLVHAIEDLKLKGVKFGPIYNGVSLLDPRMVPVYDYLQKHNLPLTMHMGTTFGANAPVQYGRPLDVDTIATRYPDLKMIMAHMGHPWYEECIIVARKQPNVYCEVSALYYRPWQFYNILVCAQEYLITERDKIFWGTDFPWSTVEESIAGLRGINDQVEGTRLPRVAATTIDRILHSNPFEHWWHGGYPG; encoded by the coding sequence GTGATCGTCGACTGCCATGTGAACGTGTTCGACGCGGCGCAGACGCGGCCGCTGTTCCACAGCCTCACGCCGTCCTCGCGCCCGGGCGCGATGGGATTGGCGGCCGATCCCGACACGGTCCACAGCGCCATGGCCGGTGTCGACAAGGCGATCATCTTTTCGTTGCGCTACGGTGATTCGATCGGCGTCGACGGCGACGACGAGGTCACCGCGCGGGCCGTCGCCCGGTATCCGGACAAGTTCGTCGGCTTTGCCGCGGTCGACCCGCGCCGGCCCGACTATATGGACCTGCTCGTCCACGCGATCGAGGACCTGAAGCTGAAGGGCGTGAAGTTCGGCCCGATCTACAACGGCGTCTCGCTGCTCGATCCGCGCATGGTGCCGGTCTACGACTATCTGCAGAAGCACAATCTGCCGCTGACCATGCATATGGGCACGACCTTCGGCGCCAATGCACCGGTGCAGTACGGCCGTCCGCTCGATGTCGACACCATCGCCACGCGCTATCCCGACCTCAAGATGATCATGGCCCATATGGGCCACCCCTGGTACGAGGAGTGCATCATCGTCGCGCGCAAGCAGCCGAACGTCTATTGCGAAGTGTCGGCGCTGTATTACCGGCCGTGGCAGTTCTACAATATCCTGGTCTGCGCCCAGGAATACCTGATCACCGAGCGCGACAAGATCTTCTGGGGAACCGATTTCCCCTGGAGCACGGTCGAGGAATCGATCGCCGGCCTGCGCGGCATCAACGACCAGGTCGAGGGTACGCGCCTGCCGCGTGTCGCCGCCACGACGATCGACCGGATCCTCCATTCCAACCCGTTCGAGCACTGGTGGCACGGCGGCTATCCCGGCTGA